The Bacteriovorax sp. Seq25_V genome has a window encoding:
- a CDS encoding polymer-forming cytoskeletal protein: MSTSNMAAIIEEGCKLEGNLSFNGVARIAGLVNGSIFSNDTVIISDAAVVNADIIADVILISGVVKGNIKASSRVEIIKPARFEGTITTPSLVVEDGVIFHGTTKMHENN; encoded by the coding sequence GTGTCTACAAGTAATATGGCTGCAATCATTGAAGAAGGCTGCAAACTAGAGGGGAATCTATCGTTTAATGGTGTTGCGAGGATCGCAGGGCTTGTTAATGGTAGTATCTTCTCAAACGACACGGTAATCATCTCAGACGCTGCAGTTGTGAACGCTGACATTATTGCTGATGTTATTTTGATTAGTGGCGTCGTAAAAGGAAATATCAAGGCTTCATCTCGGGTTGAGATTATCAAACCGGCAAGATTTGAAGGCACTATTACAACACCATCACTTGTTGTTGAGGACGGGGTTATCTTCCACGGAACAACTAAGATGCATGAAAATAACTAA
- a CDS encoding ParB/RepB/Spo0J family partition protein: MAKKMALGKGIASLIDSQASNPFLQAKSKMEMDSQASTNTTVQAEKKEDASPYMVSIDQIKTNPNQPRKIFKEELLLELSNSIKENGVIQPLIVVKTDVGFELVAGERRLRASKMAGLKEVPVVIKRATDREKMVMAIIENVQRSDLNCVEEALAYFQLMEEYQLTQEEVSKKVGKDRSTVANFLRILKLPRDVVDMLQKELLSFGHAKVLAAVKEREDCLRIANEAIVKKLSVRETEKLIKSKKSPAKNKDTAQASYFSEKLDVYRQKLEQSTGYHFGIKTDKKGGGQIVLNFSNEAEFNDLYEYLLK; the protein is encoded by the coding sequence ATGGCAAAGAAAATGGCACTAGGTAAGGGAATAGCATCACTTATTGATTCACAAGCAAGCAATCCTTTTTTACAAGCAAAGAGTAAAATGGAAATGGATTCACAAGCTTCGACGAATACAACTGTTCAGGCTGAAAAGAAAGAAGATGCATCACCATATATGGTTAGTATTGATCAAATTAAAACTAATCCAAATCAACCAAGAAAAATATTTAAGGAAGAGCTATTATTAGAACTTTCTAATTCAATAAAAGAGAACGGAGTTATACAACCACTAATCGTTGTAAAAACTGATGTTGGATTTGAACTTGTTGCAGGAGAAAGAAGATTAAGAGCTTCTAAAATGGCAGGACTAAAAGAAGTTCCTGTTGTTATTAAAAGAGCAACAGATAGAGAGAAGATGGTTATGGCCATCATCGAAAACGTTCAGAGAAGTGATTTAAACTGTGTTGAAGAAGCATTAGCTTACTTTCAATTAATGGAAGAATATCAACTAACTCAAGAAGAAGTTTCAAAGAAAGTTGGTAAAGATAGATCTACAGTTGCAAACTTTCTTAGAATCTTAAAACTACCGAGAGATGTTGTAGATATGCTTCAAAAAGAATTACTTTCTTTTGGGCATGCAAAAGTTCTTGCTGCAGTTAAGGAGAGAGAGGATTGTTTAAGAATTGCGAATGAAGCAATTGTAAAAAAACTTTCTGTTCGTGAAACTGAAAAACTAATTAAGAGTAAAAAATCACCAGCAAAAAACAAGGACACTGCACAGGCATCTTATTTTTCTGAAAAGTTAGATGTGTACAGACAAAAACTTGAACAAAGTACAGGTTATCATTTTGGCATTAAAACAGATAAAAAAGGTGGAGGACAAATTGTTCTTAACTTTTCAAATGAAGCAGAGTTTAATGACCTATACGAATATCTATTAAAATAA
- a CDS encoding ParA family protein, translating into MAKIIAMMNQKGGVGKTTTTINLAACLAVADKKTLVIDLDPQGNGSISLGLDASQYNHCNIYHAMIGNVDIKEAIYETELPHLHICPSDNNLSGAEIELVSEFAREAKLKNAFRAIRDYYDYILIDCPPSLGLLTVNALNAADSFLVPMQTEYLAMEGLAQLINTVKLIKANLNPDLEMEGILLTMFDSRASLHKQVCSEIRKHFGDKVFEAVIPRNVKLAECPSFGKPIILYDIESKGSEAYLALAKEVILKERESKIVDELPTIPRVAEVDNSMMSNQIQ; encoded by the coding sequence ATGGCTAAAATCATAGCAATGATGAACCAGAAAGGTGGTGTAGGTAAGACTACAACTACTATCAACCTTGCAGCTTGCTTAGCAGTAGCTGATAAGAAAACTCTGGTAATTGATCTCGATCCACAAGGAAACGGTTCTATTAGTTTAGGGTTAGACGCATCGCAATATAATCACTGTAATATCTATCATGCAATGATTGGTAATGTAGATATTAAAGAAGCGATCTACGAAACTGAACTACCACATCTACATATCTGTCCATCTGATAATAACTTATCTGGGGCAGAGATTGAGCTAGTTTCTGAATTTGCTAGAGAAGCAAAATTAAAAAATGCATTCAGAGCAATTAGAGATTACTACGACTATATTCTAATTGATTGTCCACCGTCACTAGGTCTACTTACAGTTAATGCTTTAAATGCAGCTGATAGTTTCCTAGTTCCAATGCAGACGGAATATCTTGCAATGGAAGGGCTTGCTCAGTTAATCAATACAGTTAAGCTAATTAAGGCAAATCTTAATCCAGATTTAGAGATGGAAGGAATTCTTCTAACTATGTTTGATAGTAGGGCAAGTCTTCACAAGCAAGTTTGTAGTGAGATTAGAAAACACTTTGGTGATAAAGTATTCGAAGCTGTTATCCCAAGAAATGTAAAACTAGCTGAGTGTCCAAGTTTTGGTAAGCCAATTATTCTTTATGATATTGAGTCTAAAGGTAGTGAAGCATACCTGGCATTAGCGAAGGAAGTTATTCTCAAGGAAAGAGAGTCGAAAATTGTAGACGAATTACCAACGATACCAAGAGTGGCAGAAGTTGATAATTCTATGATGTCGAATCAAATTCAATAA
- a CDS encoding 16S rRNA (guanine(527)-N(7))-methyltransferase RsmG: MENEFCTKYLDLVNGEYAGINLTRINSYEDFYNKQYRDSIIPFEESKILEKIYKNTKIHIDVGFGGGFPLLPMAYHNPDKKYLGFEARGKKAKVVGEIAQKMGINNVKTYHQRYENVYLDQDCLVSFKAVSTVENLLPGIITDKTVHVLFYKGPNFYELEDLDWLGNQWEIVEEKLIDIPGTEGRMVIVLKNKTVLRGTMIRDFTRNKNKNIVSLSKLL, translated from the coding sequence ATGGAAAATGAATTTTGCACAAAGTATCTCGACCTTGTTAATGGCGAGTATGCTGGAATTAATCTTACTAGAATTAATTCTTACGAAGACTTCTATAATAAACAATATAGGGATTCGATTATACCTTTTGAAGAATCTAAAATCTTAGAAAAAATATATAAGAATACTAAGATTCATATCGATGTCGGTTTTGGTGGTGGTTTTCCATTGCTACCAATGGCATATCACAATCCAGATAAAAAATATCTCGGATTTGAGGCAAGAGGAAAGAAGGCAAAAGTAGTAGGAGAGATTGCACAAAAGATGGGGATTAATAATGTTAAAACCTATCACCAGAGATATGAGAATGTATATTTAGATCAAGATTGCCTGGTGTCTTTCAAGGCCGTTTCGACAGTGGAAAATCTCTTACCGGGAATCATTACAGATAAAACAGTTCATGTTCTTTTCTACAAGGGGCCAAATTTCTACGAACTTGAAGACCTTGATTGGCTTGGGAATCAGTGGGAGATTGTTGAAGAGAAGCTAATCGATATTCCTGGCACTGAAGGTCGTATGGTTATTGTTCTAAAAAATAAGACTGTTCTACGTGGAACAATGATCAGAGATTTCACAAGAAATAAAAATAAAAATATTGTCAGTCTATCAAAATTACTCTAA
- the mnmG gene encoding tRNA uridine-5-carboxymethylaminomethyl(34) synthesis enzyme MnmG yields MKYDVTIIGGGHAGLEAAFASAELGLDVLILTMPGIGIASAPCNPAVGGVGKGQVVREIDALGGVMGKLADRSAIQYRILNESKGYAVQSTRVQIDKEIYSREAEQLVADKSNITVVREPVSTVAKVDELFKITTSAGSVFESKKVVVTTGTFLNGRMHTGEEQSEGGRVGCLKSGALSDVFAGVTALSKRFKTGTPARIKRQTIDFSKMEEQESDSRTPNFHFDHDIFKRHVEQVSCHLTKTNEKTLSIIRANKERSPIFNGQIQGVGPRYCPSIEDKAYRYLDKDVHHVFVEPESLELDTFYPNGVSTSLPKEVQLEFLRTIEGLENCEIAIYGYAVEYDVVDTTKLDITLQSQEVPGLYFAGQVNGTSGYEEAAGQGLIAGVNAGLSVLGKMPLVLDREVSYIGVMVEDLVSNKRDEPYRLFTARSENRLFVREDNVYLRMYQFRKQLGLNTALDTYLDQFIDMYEVLFELAKTFTYKANPKNIEYFKENNYGPLNTNINLAELAKRAHLDPVEVLNKEFTANGLLIDSRIINCVAISIKYEGYIQRSDLENSKLNKLEKKRVDWEKIANSTNVSYECKQRVKEIRPETFGQLQRIVGIRPATLAYVAGNLI; encoded by the coding sequence ATGAAATATGATGTAACCATTATTGGTGGTGGTCATGCAGGTCTTGAGGCAGCTTTTGCTTCTGCTGAGCTTGGCCTTGATGTATTAATTTTAACAATGCCCGGGATTGGTATTGCTTCAGCACCATGTAACCCTGCAGTAGGTGGGGTAGGTAAAGGACAAGTAGTTCGCGAGATTGATGCCCTTGGTGGAGTTATGGGTAAACTTGCAGACCGAAGTGCAATTCAATACAGAATACTTAATGAGTCTAAAGGCTATGCCGTGCAGTCGACTCGTGTTCAAATTGATAAGGAAATTTACTCAAGAGAGGCTGAGCAATTAGTCGCGGATAAATCAAATATAACTGTAGTGCGTGAACCAGTTAGCACTGTCGCGAAAGTAGATGAGTTATTTAAGATAACGACATCTGCAGGAAGTGTGTTCGAGTCTAAGAAGGTTGTTGTTACGACAGGTACTTTTCTAAATGGAAGAATGCACACTGGTGAAGAACAATCCGAAGGTGGAAGAGTAGGTTGTTTGAAAAGTGGTGCTTTGTCAGATGTTTTTGCAGGAGTAACAGCCCTCTCAAAAAGATTCAAAACAGGAACTCCTGCTAGAATTAAAAGACAAACTATAGACTTTTCTAAAATGGAGGAGCAAGAGAGTGATTCAAGAACACCAAACTTCCATTTTGATCATGATATCTTCAAACGCCACGTGGAACAAGTCTCATGTCATTTAACAAAGACTAATGAAAAGACACTATCAATAATTCGAGCAAATAAAGAGAGATCTCCAATATTTAACGGTCAAATTCAAGGTGTTGGTCCTAGATACTGTCCTAGTATAGAAGATAAAGCTTATAGATATCTCGACAAAGATGTTCACCATGTATTTGTTGAACCAGAAAGTTTAGAGTTAGATACTTTTTATCCAAATGGTGTATCAACTTCGCTACCAAAAGAAGTTCAGTTAGAATTTTTACGTACAATTGAGGGGCTAGAGAACTGTGAAATTGCTATTTATGGCTACGCAGTCGAATATGATGTAGTTGATACAACTAAATTAGATATTACCCTTCAATCGCAAGAAGTTCCAGGATTGTACTTTGCAGGACAAGTTAATGGAACTTCTGGCTATGAAGAAGCGGCAGGACAGGGATTAATTGCTGGTGTAAATGCTGGCTTATCTGTTTTAGGTAAAATGCCATTAGTTTTAGATAGAGAAGTATCATATATTGGAGTTATGGTAGAAGATCTTGTGTCAAACAAAAGGGATGAGCCGTATCGTCTCTTTACTGCACGTTCTGAGAATAGATTATTTGTACGTGAAGATAATGTTTATCTAAGAATGTATCAGTTTCGTAAGCAATTAGGTTTAAATACGGCACTCGATACATATCTCGATCAATTTATTGATATGTATGAAGTACTTTTTGAATTAGCAAAGACCTTTACATATAAAGCTAATCCAAAAAACATAGAATATTTCAAAGAAAATAATTATGGACCACTAAATACCAATATCAATCTTGCTGAATTAGCAAAAAGAGCTCATTTAGATCCTGTCGAAGTACTTAATAAAGAATTTACTGCAAATGGACTATTAATCGATTCGAGAATTATTAATTGTGTGGCTATATCAATAAAGTATGAAGGTTATATACAAAGATCTGATCTTGAGAATAGTAAACTGAATAAGCTTGAAAAGAAGAGAGTGGATTGGGAGAAGATCGCCAATTCTACAAATGTCTCGTATGAATGCAAACAGAGAGTAAAAGAAATAAGACCGGAGACATTTGGTCAGCTTCAAAGAATAGTAGGAATAAGACCAGCAACATTGGCCTACGTGGCAGGAAACTTAATATAA
- a CDS encoding tRNA modification GTPase: MIFNFDDKPIVACSSGVSENTAIGLIRLSGFPELTYLKDFFNFDISKLQPNTAKFCKLYYENTVLDEVVVTYFKGPNSYNGENILEISAHGNVLNIKRIISCFVSSGLFRMAKNGEFTYRALLNKKLTLAQVEGLDTLLNASSGLMLEQGFQLLNGDLYRRYQNLYQSFLKLKSAIEINIDFAEDVGEEQSIALLQDSTKKLGKEIAHLKKSANVSKKAFMSPDIILVGEPNSGKSSLFNLLLDDNRAIVSDIAGTTRDFITEYIEIENNTYKLIDTAGLRITSDTIEEEGIRRAVSILDNAFYKILLLDITKISEFNFSFSEETIFDAIIFNHCDKLEKPINTDSLRVLPQSRNVFFLSVKEDFLYDFGPMGALLESGSIEPLIKKIISGSIGPASENGSTGSIGPKISDEIRAKFSLLKSQDPIVVDRHRQVINEISDSYDVFTSNINNLGDIAIISAESRILGNKISELIGIISPDDILSNIFSNFCIGK, translated from the coding sequence ATGATCTTTAATTTCGATGATAAACCTATTGTTGCTTGTTCCTCTGGAGTTTCCGAAAACACAGCGATAGGTTTGATTCGATTATCTGGATTCCCAGAACTCACATATCTCAAAGATTTCTTCAATTTCGATATTTCAAAACTACAACCGAACACCGCAAAATTCTGTAAATTGTATTATGAAAATACCGTACTTGATGAAGTTGTCGTTACTTATTTTAAGGGGCCCAACTCTTATAACGGCGAGAATATTCTTGAAATCTCAGCACACGGTAATGTTTTAAATATTAAACGTATTATTTCATGCTTTGTTAGCTCCGGTTTATTTCGAATGGCTAAAAATGGAGAATTTACGTATAGGGCCTTGCTAAATAAGAAGCTGACCCTTGCTCAGGTTGAAGGTCTTGATACACTTTTAAATGCCTCATCTGGCCTTATGCTAGAACAAGGATTTCAGCTTTTAAATGGGGATCTATATCGTCGCTATCAAAATCTTTACCAATCTTTTTTAAAATTGAAGTCGGCTATTGAGATTAATATCGATTTCGCTGAGGATGTAGGGGAGGAGCAGAGTATTGCCCTACTACAAGACTCAACTAAAAAATTGGGTAAAGAAATTGCACATCTCAAAAAATCTGCCAATGTTTCAAAAAAAGCATTTATGTCTCCTGATATCATTCTTGTTGGAGAGCCGAATTCTGGAAAGAGTTCTCTATTTAATCTTTTACTTGATGATAATAGAGCTATTGTTTCTGATATCGCAGGAACCACTCGCGATTTTATTACTGAGTATATTGAAATCGAAAATAATACTTATAAATTAATTGATACTGCTGGTCTTAGAATTACTTCTGACACAATTGAGGAGGAGGGGATTCGTAGGGCCGTCTCAATTTTAGATAATGCTTTTTACAAAATTCTGCTTCTTGATATTACTAAAATTTCGGAATTCAATTTCTCTTTTTCTGAAGAAACTATTTTCGATGCTATTATTTTTAATCATTGTGATAAGCTCGAGAAGCCGATAAATACTGATAGCTTGAGAGTTCTTCCACAATCAAGAAATGTTTTTTTTCTGAGTGTAAAAGAAGATTTCTTATATGATTTTGGTCCTATGGGGGCACTTTTAGAAAGTGGTTCTATAGAACCACTAATTAAAAAAATCATTTCTGGTTCTATAGGACCAGCTAGTGAAAATGGTTCTACTGGTTCTATAGGACCAAAGATTAGTGATGAGATTCGTGCCAAATTTTCTTTATTAAAGTCGCAGGACCCAATAGTAGTTGATCGTCACCGTCAAGTAATAAACGAAATATCAGATAGTTATGATGTTTTTACAAGTAATATCAATAACTTAGGAGATATTGCCATTATTTCTGCTGAAAGTAGAATATTAGGTAATAAAATCAGTGAGTTAATTGGCATTATCTCTCCAGATGATATCCTTTCGAATATTTTCAGCAATTTCTGTATTGGTAAGTAA
- the yidC gene encoding membrane protein insertase YidC: protein MNNDQKRTVLAFTISGLILFAWNAFFMPKTDKAIEEKVISDNNISRPVSEQKTTSVINNESKAQEVPTQLTEVTSVNLINGDYAFTVNSDFSFASAKGNQTGIALNELSDEENFFRLLVVNSKNQLENISLKFEEIAMSSTIAGYDEHLGLKVTFDLKDDGRLFYKIEGNTASNYAFSMQSSEKSQASGVGRQFLINTTDTQRINVGSDDDGEGKTKWVGLDFNHHLFAQVFSEKLVSKFAVKESGYFVLRTIEPTNTLEGYFIYSLKNYDYLSSFKDQLDLSIDFGLFSVLAVPILKGMQYIYNYVGNFGLAIIILTFIIRFLTFPLQFKSFKSMKKMQTVQPEIAKLKEKFKDDPQRMQKETMELFKRAGANPLGGCLPMLLQVPIFIAFYQAINNSVDLVNAPFILWITDLSMKDPYYVLPVLMGITMLMQTKLNPSTTADPNQQKIMYIMPLVFCFIMKDLPAGLNLYFCVSNLLGIGQQLLVYKTID from the coding sequence ATGAATAATGACCAAAAAAGAACGGTTCTAGCATTTACTATTTCAGGTTTAATCCTGTTTGCTTGGAATGCTTTTTTTATGCCAAAGACGGACAAGGCGATAGAAGAAAAAGTTATTAGTGATAACAATATTTCACGTCCAGTATCTGAACAAAAAACAACTTCTGTTATTAACAACGAAAGTAAAGCACAAGAAGTTCCAACTCAGCTGACTGAAGTTACAAGTGTAAATCTTATCAATGGTGATTATGCATTCACCGTTAATTCAGATTTCTCTTTCGCTTCAGCAAAAGGGAACCAGACTGGGATTGCACTGAACGAATTATCTGACGAAGAAAACTTTTTCAGGCTTTTAGTGGTCAATTCTAAAAACCAACTTGAAAATATTAGTTTAAAGTTTGAAGAGATTGCGATGTCTTCAACTATTGCAGGTTACGATGAACATTTAGGGCTTAAAGTTACTTTTGATTTAAAAGATGATGGTCGTTTATTTTATAAAATTGAAGGTAATACAGCTTCTAATTATGCCTTTTCAATGCAGTCTTCTGAAAAAAGTCAAGCTAGTGGAGTTGGAAGACAATTTCTAATTAACACTACTGATACTCAACGTATAAACGTAGGATCTGATGATGATGGAGAAGGGAAAACTAAATGGGTTGGGTTAGATTTCAATCATCATTTATTTGCACAGGTATTTTCTGAGAAGTTAGTTTCTAAATTTGCAGTAAAAGAGAGTGGTTATTTTGTTTTAAGAACGATTGAACCTACTAATACATTAGAAGGTTACTTCATTTACTCTTTAAAAAATTATGACTATCTTTCTTCATTTAAAGATCAGTTAGATCTATCTATTGACTTTGGACTGTTCTCTGTCCTTGCTGTGCCGATTTTGAAAGGTATGCAATATATCTATAACTATGTTGGTAACTTTGGTTTAGCGATTATCATCCTTACTTTTATTATTCGTTTTTTAACTTTCCCTCTTCAGTTTAAATCTTTTAAATCAATGAAGAAAATGCAAACTGTTCAACCAGAAATTGCTAAGCTTAAAGAAAAGTTTAAGGATGATCCACAGAGAATGCAAAAAGAAACAATGGAGCTTTTCAAAAGAGCCGGTGCTAACCCTCTTGGTGGTTGTCTTCCAATGCTTCTTCAGGTTCCAATCTTTATTGCTTTTTACCAAGCGATTAATAACTCTGTAGATCTTGTTAATGCTCCATTTATCTTATGGATTACTGACCTTAGTATGAAGGATCCATATTATGTGCTTCCAGTTTTAATGGGGATTACAATGCTTATGCAAACTAAGCTAAACCCATCAACAACTGCTGATCCTAATCAACAAAAGATTATGTATATCATGCCACTTGTATTTTGTTTCATTATGAAAGATCTACCAGCTGGTCTTAACTTATACTTCTGTGTTTCAAACCTACTAGGTATTGGACAGCAGTTACTTGTTTATAAAACTATAGACTAA
- the rnpA gene encoding ribonuclease P protein component yields MNKADNGFEKFHRLLSASDFGHLKKNAKYFNTKWLRVYFKKSKLNSVNSRIGITVTKKVGKAHDRNKCKRLIREFYRCSEYKETGIDYLILVSPRLFKQSEDPLKDLQSSLEFSFSKIRL; encoded by the coding sequence ATGAATAAAGCTGACAATGGCTTTGAAAAATTTCATCGCTTATTGTCAGCCTCCGACTTTGGTCACCTCAAAAAAAATGCGAAATACTTTAACACTAAATGGTTAAGGGTCTATTTCAAAAAATCAAAATTAAATTCTGTGAATAGTAGGATAGGCATTACTGTAACTAAAAAAGTTGGTAAGGCTCATGATCGTAATAAATGCAAGCGTCTGATACGTGAGTTTTATCGTTGTTCCGAATATAAAGAAACTGGGATTGATTATCTCATTCTTGTTTCACCACGTTTATTTAAACAGTCTGAGGATCCGTTGAAAGATCTGCAGTCATCTCTCGAGTTTTCATTTTCTAAAATAAGACTTTAA
- the rpmH gene encoding 50S ribosomal protein L34 produces MAKKRTWQPKKKKRLRVHGFLKRMSTANGRKVVNARRAKGRKSLTVSTGKK; encoded by the coding sequence ATGGCGAAGAAGAGAACTTGGCAACCAAAAAAGAAAAAGAGACTTAGAGTACACGGATTCCTTAAGAGAATGTCTACAGCTAACGGACGTAAAGTTGTTAATGCTAGAAGAGCTAAAGGACGTAAGTCACTAACTGTTTCTACAGGTAAAAAATAA
- the dnaA gene encoding chromosomal replication initiator protein DnaA — protein sequence MQGNFPFSQFLKSGNSINNFDHLSNIPVSTPTNNQELIGDFDVEEIEMMNQEIHKVLQNSVTTQKYTAFFEGSFNLKTINQGTAIFTVPTQFIKSMVEKNLPQISESIFSILGKQYQIDISVEGTADQQTAPIEPPKARSAAEVSFKLDLEPKKEDLLSKVESKYIDHINPEHTGILIDPVKKFTNFVVGPSNNMAYAAALAIAKHPGKAGKYPSLYIHSNSGLGKTHLLHAIANGAKENYPHFIICLITARDFMREMIDAIKAEQLHEFRKKYSEKVDILMIDDVHELKGREGTQREFFHIFNELYNKGKQLIFTSDKTPQEINGLEERIRTRLQWGLVVDIQKPDFETRTAIIKTKADELDLFLSDDIINLIACNVKNSIRELEGSLIKLSAYTDIMKVDIDIEMVKDVLALKEHEDERKVTLEIVAKTTSHHFRIPIADLKSKSRTKDIANARFIAMYLSRKIVGATHEEIGKFYGGRDHSSVVHAEQKITKQLSSDSQLSRDVMTIENSL from the coding sequence ATGCAAGGAAACTTTCCTTTTAGCCAATTCTTGAAATCAGGCAACAGTATCAATAATTTCGACCACTTAAGCAATATTCCAGTTTCCACTCCTACCAATAATCAAGAGCTTATTGGCGACTTTGACGTGGAAGAAATCGAAATGATGAACCAAGAGATTCACAAGGTTCTACAAAACTCTGTAACTACTCAAAAATACACAGCTTTTTTTGAAGGTTCATTCAATTTAAAGACTATCAATCAAGGAACAGCCATTTTCACTGTTCCTACTCAATTTATTAAGTCAATGGTTGAAAAGAATCTTCCACAGATCTCAGAGTCAATTTTTTCAATTCTAGGCAAGCAATATCAAATAGATATAAGCGTTGAGGGAACAGCAGATCAACAAACTGCCCCTATAGAACCGCCAAAGGCAAGATCTGCAGCTGAAGTCTCATTCAAGCTAGATCTTGAGCCAAAGAAAGAAGACCTACTCTCTAAAGTAGAAAGTAAATATATTGACCACATCAACCCTGAACACACGGGAATTCTAATCGACCCCGTGAAGAAGTTCACAAATTTTGTTGTTGGACCATCAAATAATATGGCCTACGCGGCAGCCCTAGCGATCGCAAAACATCCAGGTAAAGCAGGGAAATATCCATCCTTATATATCCACAGTAATTCAGGGCTTGGTAAAACTCACCTACTCCATGCAATTGCTAATGGAGCGAAGGAGAATTATCCGCATTTCATCATTTGTCTTATTACAGCTAGAGATTTTATGAGAGAGATGATCGATGCAATTAAAGCAGAACAATTACACGAATTCAGAAAGAAGTATTCTGAGAAAGTTGATATCTTAATGATCGATGACGTTCATGAGTTAAAAGGACGTGAAGGAACTCAAAGAGAATTCTTTCATATCTTTAATGAGCTATACAATAAAGGTAAGCAGCTTATCTTTACGTCTGATAAGACTCCACAGGAGATTAATGGACTTGAAGAACGCATTAGAACAAGGTTGCAATGGGGTCTTGTTGTAGACATCCAAAAACCAGATTTTGAGACTCGTACGGCCATCATTAAAACGAAAGCTGACGAACTCGACCTATTTTTGTCTGATGACATTATTAATCTTATCGCTTGTAACGTTAAAAATAGTATCAGAGAGCTTGAAGGATCATTAATTAAGCTATCAGCATATACAGACATCATGAAGGTCGATATCGACATTGAAATGGTTAAAGATGTACTTGCATTGAAAGAACATGAAGACGAAAGAAAGGTAACACTAGAAATCGTTGCAAAAACTACATCACATCATTTCAGAATACCAATTGCTGATCTCAAGTCTAAATCGCGTACCAAAGATATTGCCAACGCAAGATTCATTGCGATGTACCTTTCTCGTAAGATTGTTGGTGCTACCCATGAAGAAATTGGAAAATTCTATGGTGGACGTGATCATAGCTCTGTTGTTCACGCGGAACAAAAAATTACAAAACAATTAAGCAGTGACTCACAACTCTCAAGAGACGTGATGACAATTGAAAATTCACTGTAA